The Euzebyales bacterium genomic interval TCGCCGGTGTCTCCGCCGGCGAGCTCCATCGGCGGGGCGTCGGGGGCCGAGACGGCCTCGACGGCGCGGAAGGTGACCTCGTCGGCCTCCTCGTCCACGTCCGCCACGATGAGCTGGCCGGTGTCGAAGTCGCCGAACAGGATCCGCTCGGACAGCTTGTCCTCCAGCTCGCGCTGGATGGTCCGGCGCAGCGGCCGGGCACCGAGCTGCGGGTCGTAGCCCTTCTCGGCCAGCCACCCCTTGAGGGAGTCGGTGAGCTCGAGGTCGAGGCCCTTGGCGGCCAGCTGGCGCTTCACGCGCTGGATCATCAGGTCCACGATCTCCTTCACCTCCTCCCGCGTGAGGGGGTGGAAGACGATGACGTCGTCGATGCGGTTGAGGAACTCCGGGCGGAAGTGCTTCTTCAGCTCGTCGTCGACCTGCCGCTTCATCTTCTCGTACATCGAGTCGTCGTCGGCCTGCACGAACCCGACGCTGGGCGCGGTCAGGTTCCGGGTGCCGAGGTTGGACGTCATGATCAGGATCGTGTTCTTGAAGTCGACCGTCCGGCCCTGCGCGTCGGTGAGGCGGCCGTCCTCGAGGATCTGCAGCAGGGTGTTGAACACGTCCGGGTGGGCCTTCTCCACCTCGTCGAACAGCACGACCGAGAACGGCTTGCGGCGCACCTGCTCGGTGAGCTGCCCGCCCTCGTCGTAGCCGACGTAGCCGGGCGGCGAGCCGATCAGGCGGCTGACCGTGTGCTTCTCCATGTACTCCGACATGTCGAGGTGGATCAGCGCGTCCTCGTCGCCGAACAGGAACTCTGCCAGCGTCTTGGCCAGCTCCGTCTTGCCGACGCCCGAGGGTCCCAGGAAGATGAACGAACCACTCGGCCGCTTCGGGTCCTTCAGGCCCGAGCGCGTCCGGCGGATCGACTTCGACACGGCCTGGATCGCCTCGTCCTGGCCGATGACCCGCTTGTGGAGCTCCGTCTCCATCCGCAGCAGCTTCTGCGTCTCCTCCTCGGTCAGCTTGAAGACCGGGATGCCCGTCCAGTTGCTGAGGACCTCGGCAATGTCCTCCTCGTCGAGGGTGAGCACGGTGTCCATGCCGTCGGACTTCCACTCGCGCTCGCGCGCGGCACGACGGTCCAGCAGCTTCTTCTCCTGGTCGCGCAGCTGCGCGGCCTTCTCGAAGTCCTGCTCGTCGATCGCCGACTCCTTGAGCTTGCGGACGGCCGCGGCCTCGTCCTCGAGGTCCTGCAGGTCCGGTGGCGCCGTCAGGCGGCGGATCCGCAGGCGCGAGCCCGCCTCGTCGATCAGGTCGATCGCCTTGTCGGGCAGGAACCGGTCGGAGATGTAGCGGTCCGCCAGGTTGCCCGCGGCGACCAGCGCGTTGTCGGTGATCGTGACGCGGTGGTGCGCCTCGTAGCGGTCGCGCAGGCCCTTGAGGATCTCGATCGTGTGCGCGACCGACGGCTCCTCGACGCGGATCGGCTGGAAGCGCCGCTCGAGCGCGGCGTCCTTCTCGAGGTGCTTGCGGTACTCCTCGATGGTGGTCGCACCGATGGTCTGCAGCTCGCCGCGGGCGAGCATCGGCTTGAGGATGCTCGCCGCGTCGATCGCGCCCTCAGCGGCGCCGGCCCCCACCAGGGTGTGCAGCTCGTCGATGAACAGGATGATGTCGCCGCGGGTCGTGATCTCCTTGAGCACTTTCTTGAGGCGCTCTTCGAAGTCCCCGCGGTAGCGGCTGCCCGCCACCAGCGCGCCCAGGTCAAGGGTGTACAGCTGCTTGTCGCGGAGGGTCTCGGGGATGTTGCCGGAGCAGATCATCTGGGCGAGGCCCTCGACGATGGCCGTCTTGCCGACGCCGGGCTCGCCGATCAGCACCGGGTTGTTCTTGGTCCGGCGCGACAGCACCTGCATGACCCGCTCGATCTCGCGTGTGCGACCGATCACGGGGTCGAGCTTGCCCTCGCGGGCCAGCTGCGTGAGGTTACGGCCGAACTGGTCGAGCACCGCCGAGCCCTTGGCCTCCTCGGAGCCGCCCGACACGCCGGCCTTGGTCTGGCCGGAGCCCGACTCGCCGCCGGCGTAGCCGCTCAGCAGCTGGATGACCTGCTGGCGGACGCGATTGAGATCCGCGCCGAGCTTCTGCAGGACCTGGGCGGCGACGCCCTCGCCCTCGCGGATCAGCCCGAGCAGGATGTGCTCGGTGCCGATGTAGTTGTGGCCGAGCTGCAGCGCCTCGCGCAGCGACAGCTCGAGCACCTTCTTGGCGCGCGGAGTGAACGGGATGTGACCGGCAGGAGCCGTCTGGCCCTGGCCGATGATCTCCTCGACCTGGTCGCGAACGCCCTCGAGCGAGATGCCCAGCGACTCGAGCGCCTTGGCGGCGACGCCCTCGCCCTCGTGGATGAGCCCCAGCAGGATGTGCTCGGTACCGATGTAGTTGTGGTTGAGCATCCTCGCCTCTTCCTGCGCGAGGACGACAACCCTCCGAGCCCGGTCTGTGAACCGTTCAAACATGCTTGCCCCCTGGCCGGGTGCTCTCGTCGAATCGTAGCACCGGCCCTCTTGACGCGCGCGGGGTCGGCTGTCGTAACGACACCGTGGGACGGGCTGTGGCTGGCACGGGGTGCTCCTGTCGGCGTGGATCACACGCGCTTTCGTCCGGCGTGCGGCAACCGGATCACCGGGTCGCACGGACGCAGGCCAACGCTAGCCGCCGGTGTGCCGAGCGTCATCTGAAAGTCACGAGCGGGTGGCCCTACGCGTGCCCGTCGTACGGGTCGGTGGTCGTAGCGTTCAGCGCGTCACCACCCTGACGTGGGCGCCCCAGGTGGCGTCCCGTCACGACTCCGCGGCGCCCACCAGCTGGGCGGGCGGCCCGGTGAACACGACGCGGCCGCCGTCGTGGCCCGCACCGGGACCGAGGACGATGACCCAGTCGGCGCGGGCGATCACATCGAGGTCGTGCTCGATCACGATGACCGTGCGGCCGTCGTCGAAAAGCCGGTCGAGCAGCGCGACGAGCGCGGCCACGTCGGCCATGTGCAGCCCGCCGGTCAGCTCTCGAGCACGAGCACGGCCGCATCGTTGCAGACGATCCGCCAGTACCAGCCGTCGGGCTGGAAGTTGGGGAAGTCGATCGGCCCCTCGCACAGGGTCCGGTCGCGGTCGACAGCGCGTCGACCTCGATCGCGGCCGCCCGGCCCGACGTCGACCTCTCGCGTCCGGGCACACGCCCTGGGCCTCGTTGAACGAGAACATGCCCGGGCCACCCACCTGCGGCGTCCCGATCCTGTGGAGCAGGCGTCACATGGCATAGGCGTCGGTCGCGGTGCCCACGGTCGACAGCGCGTTGGCGCCCATCGGCTCCTGGTCGACGACGATCGCAGCGGTCAGGTTGCGCAGCTCGTCGACGTCGGGCCGGGCCGGCGTCGCCATGAACGACTGCAGGAACGTGGTGCAGGTCTCGTTGATCAGCGCTGGGACTCTGCGGCGATCGTGTCGAAGACCAGCGACGACTTGCCGGACCCGGACACGCCGGTGAACACGGTCAGCCGCCGCTTCGTCAACCAGGTGTACTTCGGCTCCGGGGGATGTCGAGGTCGATCCCGCGCAGGTTGTGCTCGCGGGCACCACGCACCTCGATGTGCTCACGCATGGGCGCCCCCACGTCGGGCACGGTCATGGTCATCTGCTCACCTCCGCCGCTGAGAAACACCGTACACTATACGAAGTTGTTGCCGAGCGCGATTGCGCGCCGACGGGAGCCCACGACCAATGCCAGAGTTTGCCGGACGCGGCGACCCGCGCCGGACGATGGAGCTGCTGTGGGGGCGCACGCCACCCGCCGCGCGGGGGCCCGCCGCCGAGCTGACACCGGCCGACGTGGTCCGCGCCGCGATCGCGGTCGCCGACGAGGAGGGCCTGGCGCGCCTGACGATGCGGCGGATCGCGGAACGCCTCGGCCGCAGCACCATGTCGCTGTACACCTACGTCCCCGGCAAGCCCGAGCTGCTCGACCTGATGCTCGACGCGATCCACGCAGAGCTGCCCACCGCCTACGACCGCTCCGGCGGGTGGCGCCAGGCCGCGGAGGCGTTCGCGCGGGACCAGTGGCACCTCCTGGAGCGCCATCCGTGGTCGCTCGACGTCGCAGGCGGACGCACACCCCTGGGCCCGCACACGCTCGACGCCTACGAGGCGCAGCTGGCGGTGTTCGACGGGCTGGGCCTCGACGGCGTCGAGATGACCCGCGCCGTCGCAGCCGTGACGAGCTTCATCCGCGGTGCCGCGCAGGCCATCCACGAGGCCCGCACTGCGCAGCAAGCGACCGGCCTGTCCGACGACGACTGGTGGAACGCGCACGCGCCGTTGCTCGAGGAGGTCATGGACCCCGACTGGCCCGAACGGCACCCCACCGCCACGAAGCTGCAGCGCGCCCAGGCGTTCGACCACGCCGACCGCGACACCGACGACCCGATCCCCTACCTGGTCGTGGTCGCGCTCGACGCGTTCGAGTACGGGCTCGCGCGCATGCTCGACGGCATTGCCGCGCACATCGCCCGGCGCGGTGGGGTTCCGGCCTGACGGTGTGCGCCGGTCAGGCCAGGGTCACTCCGGATCGACCAGGCCGGTGCCGGACGCTGTGTCGTTCTCCTCGACCACGTGCGCCGTCCCGGTGTGGAACTCCGGCCGCAGTGTCGGGAACAGGATCACGTCACGGATCTTCGACACATCGGCCAGCAGCATGACCAGGCGGTCGACGCCGATGCCGAGCCCGCCCATCGGCGGCATCCCGAACTCCATCGCGCGCAGGTAGTCCTCGTCGACCGGCATCGCCTCCTCGTCACCGGCCGCACGCGCCCTTGCCTGTGCCTCGAACCGGGCGCGCTGCTCGTCGGGGTCGACGAGCTCGCTGAACGCGTTGGCAGCCTCGCTACCGGCGATGATCAGCTCGAACCGCTCGGCCACGCGTGGGTCGTCGCGGTGGCGACGGGCGAGCGGCGACACCTCGACGGGGTAGTCGATGACGAAGGTCGGCTCCCAGATGGCCGGCTCGGCGAGGCGGTCGCGCAGCTCCTCGATGACCCGGCCGGTGCCCCACGACTCGTCGACGCCGACGCCGTGCGCCTCGGCGACGGCGCGGACGTCGTCGAGGGGCAGGTCGTAGTCGAGGTCGGGTCGTCCTGTCACGTCACGCACGAGGTCGAGCACCGTGCGGCGTGGCCACGGCCCGCCGAGCTCGAGCTTGCGGCCGTCGTAGCTCAGGGTCGTGGTGCCGAGCACGTCGAGCGCCGCCCGCTGGAGCAGCGCCTGGGTCAGCTCCATGATGTCGTGGTAGTCGGCGTAGGCCTCGTAGCTCTCGAGCATCGTGAACTCGGGGTTGTGGCGTGTGGACAGCCCCTCGTTCCGGAACACGCGGCCGATCTCGAACACGCGGGGCAGGCCCCCGGCGACGAGGCGCTTGAGGTAGAGCTCGGGCGCGATGCGCAGGTACAGGTCGATGTCGAGTGCGTTGTGGTGGGTCACGAACGGCCTGGCGGCGGCACCGCCGGGCAGGGTGTGCAGCATCGGCGTCTCGACCTCGACGTAGCCGCGATCGAGCAGTTCGTTGCGCAGGGCCGCGATCGTCTTGCTGCGGATTGCGAAGACCCGCCGGGCGTCGGCGTTGACCGCCAGGTCGACGTGGCGCTGACGGTACCGGGTCTCGACGTCGCGCAGGCCGTGCCACTTGTCAGGCATCGGGCGCAGCGACTTGCTGATCAACCGCACCCGGTCGGCCATGACTGACAGCTCACCCCGTCGAGACCGCACGACCTCACCGTGGGCCGCGACCCAGTCGCCGACGTCGAGGTCGCCCACGCGCGCCATCGCCTCGTCGCCCAGGACCGCCAGCTGGCACATCACCTGCAGCTCCGCGTCGTCCTCGGCGAGGACCAGGAACACGAGCCGGCCGTGACCACGGCGGGCGATCAGACGACCGGCGACGGCGACGTGCTGGCCGGACCCCTCCCCCGCCGCGATCTGGCCGTCCCACCGCTCCATGACATCGGCGAGACCCATGTCGGTGTCGACGGCGACCGGATAAGGGTCCTGACCCGCGTCGCGCAGCGCGCGCAGCTTGGCGCGCCGCTCGTCTCTCAGCGCGTCGAGCCGGCTGCCACCGTCGTCGTTGCTGGTCATCACTGCTCCGGTGCCCGCCAGACCGACGCCGGTGGAGGTGGGGGTCGGTCGCGTGCATGATCGTCGTCCGACACGGCACACGCCGCGCGGTCGTCCAAGGGTACCCAGCGACGTCGCCTGGATGGGCGGCGGCCGGTCCGACCGTCGGCACGACGGAGGGCGCCACGATGGCGACGATGTCGTTCGAGCTCGGGACCGATCGGCTGTGCTACGCCAGTTCCGCCACGACGATCTGGATGCGTTCGCCACGATCCAGGCCGATCCCCTGGCGCGGCACGTTGGCGACGGTGAGCCGACCGACCGCGACGCTCCGGCGGTTGATGGCGCCGTTCCTGGGCCACTGGACCCTGCGCGGCCACGGGCAGTACGCCGTCGAGGAGCGCGCCAGCCGTGCGTTCGTCGGCCGGGTCGGACCGTGGCACCCCCGAGGGATGGCCGGGACCGGAGATCGGCTGGCTGATCGCCCGCGACATGTGGGCCGCGGCTATGCGCCCGAGGCGGCACATACCGTCGCCCCGACGGCCGTCGCCGAGCTCGGCGTCGACGGCTGATCAGCGGGGCGGCCCGACAACGCGGCGTCGGTCAGGGTCGCCGACAAGTGCGTGCGGTTCATGACCACCCGATTGACCTCCAGGGCCACCGTCGACGTCTATGCCCTGATCCCGGAAGCGCTCACGGCCTGGCCCACCACCGCATCAGGTGACGCTGAGTCCACGACCGAGCCTCTCATGGTGTGGGGTGTGACTGGATACGTCGAACATCATTTCGATACATGCGGTAGTCAGCCAATGTCATTGTCTGTGGATAACTACCGATACGTCCCACATCCAACGGAGATGGTGATGCTGTCTTGGCATCGTAGGCCGATCGGCGACATACGGTGCCCGGTAGGGTGCGGACACCACGGCAACGACAGAAGGACTGGGGGCACGGCGGATGGCGACGATGAACGTGTGGGTGCGATCGCTTGACGGGCACGTCTCGATCGGACGGCAGGAGCAGGGGCAGGTACTGCCTCTGGACCGTCCGGAAGCGACCGGCGGCACGGGGCTCGGCTTCAACGGCGGCCACCTGATGCTGCTGGGCTGGGGCGGGTGCTTCAAGAGCACGCTGATCGCCGCGGCCGAAGCGCGCGGCATCGACGTTCGCGGCCTCGAACTCACGATCTCCGGCGAGACCGCCGACACGCCCCACCGCTTCGAGCGCGTGACCATGTCGGTCTCCCTCGACATCGACGGTGACGAGCACACCAAGCGCAAGCTCATCGACATCGCCCGCAACGGCTGCGCGGTGTCGAACACGCTGCAGCGCGGGGCGGAGATGGACATCCAGCTCGACGCGTAGCAGCAGCCTACGGACCGTCCGTGGTCGACGGTCGAGGACCGGTCCGGTCGAGCTGGCGTGCGGTCTCGTCGCGCAGATCGTCGTGCGAGACGCCGACGGCGTCGAGCACGTACGCCGCCTGCTCGTCCACGCCGTCGATGCGGATCAGCAGCCCGAGCAGGAGGTGCGCGGTGCCGGCCGCGTCGTCGCCGCGCCGCTCGGCCTCGTCGCCCGCCCAGCGGAGCGCGGTGCGGACGGCCTCGCTGAACGGCAGGGCGGCAGGGCTGCTGTCGTCCGGGCGCGCCTCCCCGACGACGTCGACGTCGGACAGCGAGCGTGCGTCCTGGCCGAGGGCTCGCAGCGCGTCGGCACCCGGCCCCTTGGTCGCCGCGATGCCGATCAGCAACTGGTGCGCGTCGACGGCCGCCACGCCATGCACCCGCGCGACGCGCCGTGCGGCGATGACTGCGTCCCATGCGGGGTCGTCGAGCCGTTCGACGAGCAGCGGCACCTGTGCGGGCGGCTCGTCGTCCTCCCAGCGGAACCAGCGACGGAGCCCGCGCCGTGGCCGGGGCGACGACATGGCGCGCTCGGGCGGTCGCTTGACGATCGTGCGCACCTCGTCGAGGTCGACGCCCTGACGGGTGAGCACGGTGACGGCGACGCCATCGCCCTCACGCAGCAGCCCGCACAGGATGTGGGTCGGCCGGATCTCCTTGTCCCCGAGCTGCAGCGACTCGCGCAGCGCGAGCTCGAGCGACTCCTTGGCCTGCCGCGTGAACGGCAGGTGGGACGGGGACGGGTCGACGCCCCGCCCGACGACGGCGTGGACGGCGTGCTCCAGGGCACGCACGTCCACGCCGAGCTCGACAAGGACGCGGGTTACCTCCGACCCCTCCTCGTGCACCAGGCCGAGCAGGAGGTGCTCGGTGCCGATCTGCGCGTGATCGAGCCCGCGGGCCTCCTCCTGCGCGATCACGACCACCCGGCGGGCCTCGTCCGTGAACCGCTCCAACATTGCTCGCCTCTCGCAGGTCGGGTTCATTGTCACGCTG includes:
- a CDS encoding TetR/AcrR family transcriptional regulator, with the translated sequence MPEFAGRGDPRRTMELLWGRTPPAARGPAAELTPADVVRAAIAVADEEGLARLTMRRIAERLGRSTMSLYTYVPGKPELLDLMLDAIHAELPTAYDRSGGWRQAAEAFARDQWHLLERHPWSLDVAGGRTPLGPHTLDAYEAQLAVFDGLGLDGVEMTRAVAAVTSFIRGAAQAIHEARTAQQATGLSDDDWWNAHAPLLEEVMDPDWPERHPTATKLQRAQAFDHADRDTDDPIPYLVVVALDAFEYGLARMLDGIAAHIARRGGVPA
- the lysS gene encoding lysine--tRNA ligase — encoded protein: MTSNDDGGSRLDALRDERRAKLRALRDAGQDPYPVAVDTDMGLADVMERWDGQIAAGEGSGQHVAVAGRLIARRGHGRLVFLVLAEDDAELQVMCQLAVLGDEAMARVGDLDVGDWVAAHGEVVRSRRGELSVMADRVRLISKSLRPMPDKWHGLRDVETRYRQRHVDLAVNADARRVFAIRSKTIAALRNELLDRGYVEVETPMLHTLPGGAAARPFVTHHNALDIDLYLRIAPELYLKRLVAGGLPRVFEIGRVFRNEGLSTRHNPEFTMLESYEAYADYHDIMELTQALLQRAALDVLGTTTLSYDGRKLELGGPWPRRTVLDLVRDVTGRPDLDYDLPLDDVRAVAEAHGVGVDESWGTGRVIEELRDRLAEPAIWEPTFVIDYPVEVSPLARRHRDDPRVAERFELIIAGSEAANAFSELVDPDEQRARFEAQARARAAGDEEAMPVDEDYLRAMEFGMPPMGGLGIGVDRLVMLLADVSKIRDVILFPTLRPEFHTGTAHVVEENDTASGTGLVDPE
- a CDS encoding Clp protease N-terminal domain-containing protein, which produces MLERFTDEARRVVVIAQEEARGLDHAQIGTEHLLLGLVHEEGSEVTRVLVELGVDVRALEHAVHAVVGRGVDPSPSHLPFTRQAKESLELALRESLQLGDKEIRPTHILCGLLREGDGVAVTVLTRQGVDLDEVRTIVKRPPERAMSSPRPRRGLRRWFRWEDDEPPAQVPLLVERLDDPAWDAVIAARRVARVHGVAAVDAHQLLIGIAATKGPGADALRALGQDARSLSDVDVVGEARPDDSSPAALPFSEAVRTALRWAGDEAERRGDDAAGTAHLLLGLLIRIDGVDEQAAYVLDAVGVSHDDLRDETARQLDRTGPRPSTTDGP
- a CDS encoding GNAT family protein is translated as MATMSFELGTDRLCYASSATTIWMRSPRSRPIPWRGTLATVSRPTATLRRLMAPFLGHWTLRGHGQYAVEERASRAFVGRVGPWHPRGMAGTGDRLADRPRHVGRGYAPEAAHTVAPTAVAELGVDG
- a CDS encoding ATP-dependent Clp protease ATP-binding subunit, with translation MLNHNYIGTEHILLGLIHEGEGVAAKALESLGISLEGVRDQVEEIIGQGQTAPAGHIPFTPRAKKVLELSLREALQLGHNYIGTEHILLGLIREGEGVAAQVLQKLGADLNRVRQQVIQLLSGYAGGESGSGQTKAGVSGGSEEAKGSAVLDQFGRNLTQLAREGKLDPVIGRTREIERVMQVLSRRTKNNPVLIGEPGVGKTAIVEGLAQMICSGNIPETLRDKQLYTLDLGALVAGSRYRGDFEERLKKVLKEITTRGDIILFIDELHTLVGAGAAEGAIDAASILKPMLARGELQTIGATTIEEYRKHLEKDAALERRFQPIRVEEPSVAHTIEILKGLRDRYEAHHRVTITDNALVAAGNLADRYISDRFLPDKAIDLIDEAGSRLRIRRLTAPPDLQDLEDEAAAVRKLKESAIDEQDFEKAAQLRDQEKKLLDRRAAREREWKSDGMDTVLTLDEEDIAEVLSNWTGIPVFKLTEEETQKLLRMETELHKRVIGQDEAIQAVSKSIRRTRSGLKDPKRPSGSFIFLGPSGVGKTELAKTLAEFLFGDEDALIHLDMSEYMEKHTVSRLIGSPPGYVGYDEGGQLTEQVRRKPFSVVLFDEVEKAHPDVFNTLLQILEDGRLTDAQGRTVDFKNTILIMTSNLGTRNLTAPSVGFVQADDDSMYEKMKRQVDDELKKHFRPEFLNRIDDVIVFHPLTREEVKEIVDLMIQRVKRQLAAKGLDLELTDSLKGWLAEKGYDPQLGARPLRRTIQRELEDKLSERILFGDFDTGQLIVADVDEEADEVTFRAVEAVSAPDAPPMELAGGDTG
- a CDS encoding OsmC family protein is translated as MNVWVRSLDGHVSIGRQEQGQVLPLDRPEATGGTGLGFNGGHLMLLGWGGCFKSTLIAAAEARGIDVRGLELTISGETADTPHRFERVTMSVSLDIDGDEHTKRKLIDIARNGCAVSNTLQRGAEMDIQLDA